One Haliaeetus albicilla chromosome 11, bHalAlb1.1, whole genome shotgun sequence genomic window carries:
- the INPP5F gene encoding phosphatidylinositide phosphatase SAC2 isoform X2, whose product MRYKRRGVDKNGNVANYVETEQLIHVHNHTLSFIQTRGSVPVFWSQVGYRYNPRPRLDKSENETVSCFRAHFEEQLKNYKKQVIINLVDQTGREKIIGDAYLKQVLLYNNANLTYVSFDFHEHCRGMKFENVQTLTDAIHDIILDMKWCWVDQAGVICKQEGIFRVNCMDCLDRTNVVQAAIARVVMEQQLKKLGVMPPEQPLPVKCNRIYQIIWANNGDAISRQYAGTAALKGDFTRTGERKLAGVMKDGVNSANRYYLNRFRDAYRQAVIDLMQGIPVTEDLYSIFTKEKEHEALHKENLRSHQELISQLLQSYMKLLLPDDEKFHGGWALIDCDPSLIDATHKDVDVLLLLSNSAYYVAYYDDEIDKVNQYQRLSLEALEKIEIGPEPTLFGKPKFSCMRLHYKYKEMSGYFHTLRAVVRNPEEDGKDTLQCIAEMLRITKQAMGLDVPIIEKKLERKSSKPHEDIIGIRSQNRGSLAQGKNYLLSKFSSLNQKVKQTKSNVNISNLRKLGSFTKPEVKVNFLKPNLKVNLWKSDSSLETLENPVVDTKVHTESDTEVSDNDSFHSDDFLTNSKSDEDTQLTDSLENIGQTDYVLPSCGIIASAPRLGSRSQSISSTDMNISIHVPSEIHVSQASRSDCEDVPMPSADSMELEFAKPIDVYCQRFVHDAQNKMSEVLEAEAGSQEPHHIIHQTSNNTSKKAETKGEAIRDIPSRPSKLDVQSSEPNPQLLAVGGTDFTKSHKSPGSVSGNLETGLHMTPSPADSSSSRAVSPFAKIRSSMVQVANITQAGLTQGINFAVAKVQKSPAEPEAINEIKQKELKEMFTQCQTRIIQI is encoded by the exons ATGCGGTACAAGCGAAGAGGTGTTGATAAAAATGGAAACGTGGCGAATTATGTTGAGACAGAGCAACTGATTCATGTTCATAATCATACTCTTTCATTTATACAAACAAGAGGCTCTGTGCCTGTTTTCTGGAGCCAAGTTGGATATAGATATAACCCACGGCCCCGACTGGACAAGA GTGAAAATGAAACGGTGTCCTGTTTTCGTGCACATTTTGaagaacagctgaaaaattacaaaaagcaG GTTATTATTAATTTGGTGGATCAGACAGGCAGAGAGAAGATTATTGGAGATGCTTACCTTAAACAAGTTCTTCTGTACAACAATGCAAATCTGACTTATGTTTCATTTGACTTCCATGAGCACTG cCGAGGAATGAAGTTTGAAAATGTTCAAACACTGACTGATGCCATTCATGATATTATTCTTGACATGAAGTGGTGCTG gGTTGACCAAGCTGGTGTGATTTGTAAACAGGAAGGAATTTTTCGAGTTAACTGCATGGACTGTCTGGATCGTACCAATGTTGTGCAGGCTGCTATTGCAAGGGTGGTCATGGAACAGCAG CTCAAAAAACTAGGTGTGATGCCACCAGAACAGCCTTTGCCAGTAAAATGCAATAGAATCTACCAGATAATATGGGCGAACAACGGAGATGCCATAAGCCGGCAGTATGCTGGCACAGCAGCCTTAAAG GGTGACTTCACAAGGACTGGTGAAAGAAAGTTGGCAGGGGTAATGaaggatggagttaattctgCAAACAGATACTACTTGAACCGTTTCAGGGATGCTTATAGGCAAGCAGTCATAG ATTTGATGCAGGGTATCCCTGTAACAGAGGATCTTTACTCCATATTTACAAAAGAGAAAGAGCATGAAGCTCTGCACAAGGAGAACCTGAGGAGCCATCAGGAATTGATCAGCCAGCTGTTGCAGAGCTACATGAAACTGCTCTTACCAGATGATGAAAAATTCCATGGAGGATGGGCGCTTATTGACTGTGACCCAAG TCTTATTGATGCCACTCATAAGGATGTGGATGTTCTGCTGTTACTTTCTAATTCTGCCTACTACGTGGCCTA ttatGATGATGAAATCGACAAGGTGAATCAGTACCAAAGGTTAAGTCTTGAAGCtctggaaaaaatagaaatag GGCCAGAGCCTACTCTCTTTGGCAAACCCAAGTTCTCTTGCATGAGGCTGCAttacaaatacaaagaaatgagTGGATATTTTCACACTCTTAGAGCTGTGGTACGCAACCCAGAAGAAGATGGAAAAG ACACGCTTCAGTGCATTGCAGAAATGCTGAGAATCACAAAGCAAGCAATGGGATTAGATGTGCCCATTATTGAGAAAAAGCTAGAGAG gaagaGCAGTAAACCTCATGAAGACATCATTGGCATTCGGTCTCAGAACAGAGGGTCCTTGGCCCAAGGCAAGAATTACTTACTGAGCAAGTTCTCATCTCTCAATCAAAAAGTGAAACAAACCAAGTCCAATGTAAACATCAGCAATCTTCGGAAGTTAGGCAGCTTTACCAAACCTGAAGTGAAAGtcaattttttaaaaccaaatttgAAAGTGAATCTTTGGAAATCAGATAGTAGCCTTGAAACTTTAGAGAATCCAGTGGTAGATACTAAAGTCCATACTGAGTCTGATACAGAAGTATCAGATAATGATTCATTCCACTCTGATGACTTCCTGACCAATTCTAAATCTGATGAGGACACCCAGCTAACTGACTCTCTAGAGAACATAGGGCAGACAGACTACGTGCTGCCTAGCTGTGGTATCATTGCCTCAGCTCCACGGCTGGGCAGTCGGTCCCAGTCTATAAGCAGCACTGACATGAACATTAGCATTCATGTTCCCTCCGAGATCCACGTCTCTCAGGCTAGCCGGTCTGACTGTGAAGACGTACCCATGCCTTCTGCTGACAGCATGGAGTTGGAATTTGCTAAGCCTATTGATGTGTATTGCCAGAGGTTTGTGCACGATGCTCAGAATAAGATGTCAGAGGTTTTGGAGGCTGAGGCTGGTTCTCAAGAGCCCCATCACATAATACATCAAACTAGCAATAATACATCTAAGAAGGCAGAAACCAAGGGTGAAGCCATCAGAGACATTCCTTCCAGGCCATCAAAGTTGGATGTACAGTCTTCTGAGCCAAATCCTCAGCTCTTAGCTGTTGGTGGGACTGACTTCACTAAATCTCATAAAAGCCCAGGATCTGTATCTGGTAACCTTGAGACTGGACTCCACATGACTCCTTCTCCAGCTGacagtagcagcagcagagctgtatCTCCTTTTGCTAAAATTCGCAGTTCCATGGTCCAGGTTGCTAACATCACGCAAGCAGGATTGACTCAAGGGATTAATTTTGCTGTTGCAAAGGTCCAGAAGAGTCCTGCAGAACCAGAAGCTATAaatgaaatcaaacaaaaagaactgaaagaaatgtttaCACAATGCCAGACACGAATAATTCAAATCTAG
- the INPP5F gene encoding phosphatidylinositide phosphatase SAC2 isoform X1, whose product MELFQAKDHYILQSGERALWCSRRDGSLQLRAATDLLLAWNPICLGLVEGVIGKVQLHTDLPWWLLLIRQKALIGKLPGDHEVCKITKIAVIPLSETEPQDLDLELCKKHHFGINKPEKITQSPDDTKFLLKTLTQIKSNVSAPNKKKIKESKEKEKLEKRLLEELFKMFMDSDSFYYSLTYDLTNSVQRQSACEKTNLPLWRKVDDRFFWNKHMIEDLISIDNAEVDFWIIPIIQGFVQIEELVVNYSESSDDDKSSPETPPQESTCVDDIHPTFLVALISRRSRHRAGMRYKRRGVDKNGNVANYVETEQLIHVHNHTLSFIQTRGSVPVFWSQVGYRYNPRPRLDKSENETVSCFRAHFEEQLKNYKKQVIINLVDQTGREKIIGDAYLKQVLLYNNANLTYVSFDFHEHCRGMKFENVQTLTDAIHDIILDMKWCWVDQAGVICKQEGIFRVNCMDCLDRTNVVQAAIARVVMEQQLKKLGVMPPEQPLPVKCNRIYQIIWANNGDAISRQYAGTAALKGDFTRTGERKLAGVMKDGVNSANRYYLNRFRDAYRQAVIDLMQGIPVTEDLYSIFTKEKEHEALHKENLRSHQELISQLLQSYMKLLLPDDEKFHGGWALIDCDPSLIDATHKDVDVLLLLSNSAYYVAYYDDEIDKVNQYQRLSLEALEKIEIGPEPTLFGKPKFSCMRLHYKYKEMSGYFHTLRAVVRNPEEDGKDTLQCIAEMLRITKQAMGLDVPIIEKKLERKSSKPHEDIIGIRSQNRGSLAQGKNYLLSKFSSLNQKVKQTKSNVNISNLRKLGSFTKPEVKVNFLKPNLKVNLWKSDSSLETLENPVVDTKVHTESDTEVSDNDSFHSDDFLTNSKSDEDTQLTDSLENIGQTDYVLPSCGIIASAPRLGSRSQSISSTDMNISIHVPSEIHVSQASRSDCEDVPMPSADSMELEFAKPIDVYCQRFVHDAQNKMSEVLEAEAGSQEPHHIIHQTSNNTSKKAETKGEAIRDIPSRPSKLDVQSSEPNPQLLAVGGTDFTKSHKSPGSVSGNLETGLHMTPSPADSSSSRAVSPFAKIRSSMVQVANITQAGLTQGINFAVAKVQKSPAEPEAINEIKQKELKEMFTQCQTRIIQI is encoded by the exons CCACTGATCTTCTTTTGGCTTGGAATCCCATTTGTCTGGGCCTGGTAGAGGGAGTCATTGGTAAAGTTCAGCTTCATACAG ATTTACCGTGGTGGCTACTTTTAATTCGTCAGAAAGCATTGATTGGCAAACTTCCAGGAGACCATGAGGTTTGCAAAATAACAAAGATTGCAGTGATTCCACTTTCTGAAACAGAGCCTCAGGATTTGGACTTAGAG CTTTGTAAAAAGCACCATTTTGGAATAAACAAGCCAGAGAAGATTACACAGTCACCAGATGACACAAAATTTCTGTTGAAGACTCTTACTCAAATTAAATCAAATGTGTCTGCTCCAAATAAAAAGAAG ATTAAAGAAAgtaaagagaaagagaagctggagaagagaTTATTGGAGGAGTTGTTCAAAATGTTCATGGATTCAGACTCCTTTTACTACAGCCTGACCTATGACCTAACAAATTCTGTGCAGAGGCAGAGTGCGTGTGAGAAAACTAACTTACCACTGTGGCGAAAA GTTGATGACAGATTCTTTTGGAACAAGCATATGATTGAAGATCTCATCAGCATTGAT AATGCTGAAGTGGACTTCTGGATTATACCCATCATACAAGGATTTGTGCAAATTGAAGAACTTGTAGTAAACTATAGTGAATCTTCTGATGATGATAAGAGCAGTCCTGAAACTCCTCCTCAGGAATCAACTTGTGTAGATGACATTCATCCAACATTTCTGGTGGCACTTATTTCACGCCGGAGTCGGCACAGAGCTG GAATGCGGTACAAGCGAAGAGGTGTTGATAAAAATGGAAACGTGGCGAATTATGTTGAGACAGAGCAACTGATTCATGTTCATAATCATACTCTTTCATTTATACAAACAAGAGGCTCTGTGCCTGTTTTCTGGAGCCAAGTTGGATATAGATATAACCCACGGCCCCGACTGGACAAGA GTGAAAATGAAACGGTGTCCTGTTTTCGTGCACATTTTGaagaacagctgaaaaattacaaaaagcaG GTTATTATTAATTTGGTGGATCAGACAGGCAGAGAGAAGATTATTGGAGATGCTTACCTTAAACAAGTTCTTCTGTACAACAATGCAAATCTGACTTATGTTTCATTTGACTTCCATGAGCACTG cCGAGGAATGAAGTTTGAAAATGTTCAAACACTGACTGATGCCATTCATGATATTATTCTTGACATGAAGTGGTGCTG gGTTGACCAAGCTGGTGTGATTTGTAAACAGGAAGGAATTTTTCGAGTTAACTGCATGGACTGTCTGGATCGTACCAATGTTGTGCAGGCTGCTATTGCAAGGGTGGTCATGGAACAGCAG CTCAAAAAACTAGGTGTGATGCCACCAGAACAGCCTTTGCCAGTAAAATGCAATAGAATCTACCAGATAATATGGGCGAACAACGGAGATGCCATAAGCCGGCAGTATGCTGGCACAGCAGCCTTAAAG GGTGACTTCACAAGGACTGGTGAAAGAAAGTTGGCAGGGGTAATGaaggatggagttaattctgCAAACAGATACTACTTGAACCGTTTCAGGGATGCTTATAGGCAAGCAGTCATAG ATTTGATGCAGGGTATCCCTGTAACAGAGGATCTTTACTCCATATTTACAAAAGAGAAAGAGCATGAAGCTCTGCACAAGGAGAACCTGAGGAGCCATCAGGAATTGATCAGCCAGCTGTTGCAGAGCTACATGAAACTGCTCTTACCAGATGATGAAAAATTCCATGGAGGATGGGCGCTTATTGACTGTGACCCAAG TCTTATTGATGCCACTCATAAGGATGTGGATGTTCTGCTGTTACTTTCTAATTCTGCCTACTACGTGGCCTA ttatGATGATGAAATCGACAAGGTGAATCAGTACCAAAGGTTAAGTCTTGAAGCtctggaaaaaatagaaatag GGCCAGAGCCTACTCTCTTTGGCAAACCCAAGTTCTCTTGCATGAGGCTGCAttacaaatacaaagaaatgagTGGATATTTTCACACTCTTAGAGCTGTGGTACGCAACCCAGAAGAAGATGGAAAAG ACACGCTTCAGTGCATTGCAGAAATGCTGAGAATCACAAAGCAAGCAATGGGATTAGATGTGCCCATTATTGAGAAAAAGCTAGAGAG gaagaGCAGTAAACCTCATGAAGACATCATTGGCATTCGGTCTCAGAACAGAGGGTCCTTGGCCCAAGGCAAGAATTACTTACTGAGCAAGTTCTCATCTCTCAATCAAAAAGTGAAACAAACCAAGTCCAATGTAAACATCAGCAATCTTCGGAAGTTAGGCAGCTTTACCAAACCTGAAGTGAAAGtcaattttttaaaaccaaatttgAAAGTGAATCTTTGGAAATCAGATAGTAGCCTTGAAACTTTAGAGAATCCAGTGGTAGATACTAAAGTCCATACTGAGTCTGATACAGAAGTATCAGATAATGATTCATTCCACTCTGATGACTTCCTGACCAATTCTAAATCTGATGAGGACACCCAGCTAACTGACTCTCTAGAGAACATAGGGCAGACAGACTACGTGCTGCCTAGCTGTGGTATCATTGCCTCAGCTCCACGGCTGGGCAGTCGGTCCCAGTCTATAAGCAGCACTGACATGAACATTAGCATTCATGTTCCCTCCGAGATCCACGTCTCTCAGGCTAGCCGGTCTGACTGTGAAGACGTACCCATGCCTTCTGCTGACAGCATGGAGTTGGAATTTGCTAAGCCTATTGATGTGTATTGCCAGAGGTTTGTGCACGATGCTCAGAATAAGATGTCAGAGGTTTTGGAGGCTGAGGCTGGTTCTCAAGAGCCCCATCACATAATACATCAAACTAGCAATAATACATCTAAGAAGGCAGAAACCAAGGGTGAAGCCATCAGAGACATTCCTTCCAGGCCATCAAAGTTGGATGTACAGTCTTCTGAGCCAAATCCTCAGCTCTTAGCTGTTGGTGGGACTGACTTCACTAAATCTCATAAAAGCCCAGGATCTGTATCTGGTAACCTTGAGACTGGACTCCACATGACTCCTTCTCCAGCTGacagtagcagcagcagagctgtatCTCCTTTTGCTAAAATTCGCAGTTCCATGGTCCAGGTTGCTAACATCACGCAAGCAGGATTGACTCAAGGGATTAATTTTGCTGTTGCAAAGGTCCAGAAGAGTCCTGCAGAACCAGAAGCTATAaatgaaatcaaacaaaaagaactgaaagaaatgtttaCACAATGCCAGACACGAATAATTCAAATCTAG